A segment of the Corylus avellana chromosome ca2, CavTom2PMs-1.0 genome:
AAGCATTCaggaaacaaaatttttaatgtGTTAATAAAAGATCCTACAGCAACAAATTCTAATGATGtgggaaaaataataatacccTTGAGGAGTTGTATctagtattaatttttttaaagataaagtAGGTTTTCTTACTCATTTATGCTATACATCTCAAGACTTATAGTTAACACAGATCCATaagaaaaatcttataaaatagTTATAAAAGCAGCATACCTCATCGTCATCATCAAAACTCAACTCATATATGCCTTCGTCATTCAGCCACAAATtgtatattaatatttttgttccaTGCGGTCCAATATCCTCGAACTGAAAAATGGGAAACAAATGAGTAACGGAAGAAAGTGCATAGCACGCAGGCAATAAGTAGAAATATGTGACATTTAATGGCTCTTAAAATTTATATTCCAACTTCATTGGCAGCTTTAGCAGCATAATGATGGCAATAGTGCTTGTGTTTCGGGGTAGTGGTGTGGGAGGTGATAACATCAATGTGCTAAGGAAAAAGTTGTGGTGCCAGCAATGTTGTGACCATGGTGATTCCAACTCCCTGAAAGTTACAAATTTTAGAATAAAACATCCCCCTGAAGGAATTTCAAAATAGGAAAATgggtaaatttttatttgaaattacacatggaaaagaaaagaaaagaaaagaaaaaggttaactCAAGGGACATCTAACTTCATGCATGATCAATATGTTAACACATAATTTAGTATCTTTTAAGTAACTTGAAGTTTATGAGCAGAAGCCTGCATGAGCACAAATCTCCTACATGACAATTCCATTGAAGCATCCGAAACAACTACTTCCATGTCCACATCCAAAGAAAATGGTACTCATTTTCTAATAGAAATTGCTTTGATACAAACTAACTATGGATGCAATATAAAAGTCACGCATGATCCCCAAAATGGAATTCCTCTGGGAATAGTTCCAATGGAACCTATTGATATACTgtaaaacttttaattaaattgaatgtGGTAAAATGAACCTGAAGCATGAGCTCCTCCTTTGATGAAAAGGGAGACCATTCAAGGATGACTTTCAAGTCAGCAGACCAATCATCCTGTGAGCTATAAATAATTGGTTCTGCCCAATGGCCAGAAATGTCAAAATCTATCTGCAATGGAAACCCAAAGATATAAGGTCTAGAAAGAGGAGTTAACTGCTAAggcttaaaaatttaaacattaaggACAGAAAGAATCACCATTGGAACAATTACATCATCCTGCCCGGTTTTCCGCAAAAAGGTATAGGATAATAAACCAACACTCTGTGTTGCTCGGCTAAAAAACatgttgaaagaaaaatgttacagaATACAgcaaagtaaaattttaattctGGCAAGCAGCAAAGAATTTTCTCAATGACTAAAAAAAGGCCAAATCACAAATAATACTGAATCTAATGTGATAATATTGACATCAAGGCAGCACTTCTTTTTTTGGTgagcttttatttattaaaaaaaaaaaaaaaagtagcacaCATTTAAGAGAGCATCAATCCATACACAGACAGCTCTAATGTAAAGAGATTTAACTTAAGATTACTTTCACACTCATAAAACCAGAACGTCAAATGCATCTCACATGGCATAAATATAATGTCTCACTCGGATACTCAAGTTAGTCACTGAGTGAAGTGTTATTAAGGTTGGACAAGAACTCCAAAAATTCAAACCACAAACAAAACCCTATGCCAAAATGCTTCCAAATCCCAGCTTTGCAACTataataaaacagaaaaatcacATTATTAACAAATTCAGCCTCATTCTTTCTATATATGGTTGGTTGGATTGATACTTCAGATATCCTCTCAATTGTAATATACACACTTGCACACACATGCACACAGTGGGCAAACAGACATAAAATGTCAAATCAAGATAAAAAGAGTTTTGAGCAAAGAATGAGCATTTGACTGAAACTTCCTGCAgggaaaactatatataatcaaacacaattaaatttaattctgTGCGTACAACCCATGAACaaatcaatgaaaataaaatatgaggCAGGAACCAACACAGTagtaaaaataacataaaataccTTGCACTAGTTGCACGACTGAAAACAATAACATCAGCACCTAATCGCATAGTACTAGTCTTGAATCCATTACCATCTGGAAACACAAACGCGCTGTTCAGttccaaaagttgaaaaacatacaaagatttaagaaaaattaaaattaaaaattaagaaacaaaagtAAACATATGATAAAACAAGGATTCACAGCATCTTTACTCTATTTGCTTCTAGAGCTCAGTGAGGGTTTTGAGAAATTAAGTGAACAAGCATATGTGCCAGGATCTATTCAGAGGCACTGTTGATGTAAAAATCGTATTACTGTCCTGTGCTGGGAAGTCATTTTATGGAAAGAGATGGGCTTCAAAGGTTGAAAAGATTTAGAGGATTCCTTAGAGAAACAAATGGGAAAGAATGCATATAGCATTAGGCGTTGTGGAAGAAGAATTGTGCACAAAAAAGCAATGGGTGGTATGTCAACTAATATAAACCATCTGAATTTATATATGGGCACCCTATTCCCTcgtatcttttttatttttctggagATGCTGGATGAGATTCAATGGTGCTTGGTTTATCAAAGAAAgacaacttttatttttaaacttgaGTCCTACAGGACGAAGAACAGCCAACTACAAATCACATTTTCTCCATAGCTCCTTTTCTCTTAACATCTAGGTACCGCTCCTATAGGTCATCATCTCATGAAGTAGAGCCTAGATCTCCtagcacatattttttttcttgttttagagaaaaacaaaactaaaatattaaaaataagataaaatgatCCATAAGACTCtaataatactaaaaatacaaagaagaaataaacagtttaaaatcttcaattttgtgTCATCAAATTGTCCTCTTTTAGAATCATATCAGCAGCGACCAATCATATAAAGAAACCTTCAAAGAAACTGGAAACTTCCAAATCATGGATAGAAACAAGCAGACTTCAATAGGAGTAGACAGCAAAGCCCTAACCAACCAAGTGCATACTTTATTTCAACCTCCCAAGGATGAGTTAATTAAGAGTCATCAATTAACCCAACCTTACAGGTATATAACAGGTCTGCCAACCACCACTTCACATTGAAATGCTATAAAACCAGTTTTTTATAGACATACCATCATCACACCAAATGTAGATGATGAAACTCTATCACAATCTtcaatttgagagagagagagagtctccCAAATCCAAGTACGTCACCCACACTTATCTGACAACACCTCTCTCCCacatctctcttcctctccaaaCCTCCCAAGCCACTTTCCCACAAAACATAGGGTTCCAATTTGCTTACCAATGTTAGAAGCCAACTTTGCCACATAGGACACTTATTCCAATAACCTCAGATTTTGTCAAAACACTCGGGCTTAAATGTGCTTGAAAGCATCCACAGTTGCCATGGTGTTTAAGGGAATCAATAATATTTGGCTCATCATCGTAGTGTGGTCCCGACTTTAGATGAGTTCTTGAATATGTGCTCTTTGTATATTCCGTAGGGGtttttattgtatatattttttgcattaggattgcgcccctctgcgctttttcaataatattatcattacttataaaaaaaaattaaaaattaaaaaaattaaaaataataatgtccCAAAGGAGTAATTCAATCGGCTGAGGACCATGCCTTATGAAGctgaggtcactagttcaaatctcccctcccccctcttgtgtggacatgtaaaaaaaaaaaaataataataataataatattttttgaaaaatgacatCCTTCAAGTTGCCAAAAAGAATTAAGCAGAACATTTATTCAAAAGTTTCACTAAAACATATGTCCTTAAAGGCTTGAaccattatttaaaaaaaaaaaaaaaaagaaaagaaagttgaacaTAAACATATTAAACAATGTAATTATGCACATAAGTTTATTATGCAAGGAGCTAATGGAACAAAAAGATCAGCATCATTACATTGTCCAATTGTTGTATTTGACTTTTTTGAAGAATAACCCAAGCTCATGCATTTTCGAATACGTTCAGGGTCCATTCCACCACCATCATCTGCAAAAGTGAAAAGTATGCATGAAAACACAGgtctcctttttgtttttattattagaaCCACATGCATGAAACCGCAGATcatacaaaaatgaaaagtaaGCATATGGATACCATACCTTGGAAAAGTAAAGCCGGAGAGTTATccttcataatatcaattttatcAACCTTGACAAAAGTTGCACCATTGTGAATCTGAAAACACAGTTAAACATAAAAAAGCAGTTAGTGCCCagaaaaaatgtaaacaatACAGTTTCAAGCAGCTGAGTAATTCAAGCTTGCTATCCACATTACCGATCCCTTTCATGTATGAAGGATCATATTAAAGAAAGTTAGAATAGTggatatttatttctttgataaCTAGAATaatgaatatgaatattttttgtgAGACTAGTAGACTCCACATTACCGATCCCTTGCATGCAACAGACAAGTCCCCTTTACCATGAATATAAGGAGAAATTATAACAAGAAGAAGTAGAAAGAAAGCATAGAATTTCCAGCCAACACGATATTGTGACTTGACCTTCTCCAAGTCAATCTAAAATGAAACTGGGTGGGGCCACTCTATCCATCTTGAATTGAAACACTTCTgatgtaaacaaaaaaaaaatggtaagcCCAACACCTTACCCTAACTCTGCAGCATCTAAAAGTAGCGTCCACAGAATCCTATAAAGTCCAATATAAAGTACAAGAGCAATTAATTTAATATCGGTTCTCCAAACAATTCTTCATAAAATTCACATTCTTCTACACTTCTCATATAGTCATTCCCGGGTGGCATGACAATAGATCTTCTAAAACAGCATTCAGCAGTTGATCCAGACAAAATGTTATGATCCCTCCTAACTCAATAGCGTAGATGACATcctcttttttaaaaaccaaaccGCAAGTGCACCTTTAACTCAAAGAATGCACTAAATTCTGGAGCAATGCATCTTTCATAATAACCCTAATGTTCTTTCCATGTATGTCAATACCAGTTCCAAATTTGACCTCTTATACACATTACACATTGCAATATCCGGAGCATCGCATGTTAGCCAACTATCTTAttgacaacaacaacaaaaaatacttACTTTTCTTTGTGCAACTAATTTTTGAGCAAGTGAAACTTAGATTTGGTGACAGCATCTAAAAGCAAGTCACACAACTCAACCATGTGACGAAATTACTTCAGAATCAAAGTaaagcatataaaaaaataacataataagtTAAACCATACCTCGTCAACAGCATTATCCAAGAGCTCAGCAATTGCTGTcccagaaaaataaattaattaaataaagaaacaaagaacAAGAATCAAGCTAAAGATATTTGTTTCTGTTAAGCATTCACATAAACTTATGTGCACACAAACATACAAAGATTCCGGACTTTTGTCTCTCATCTTTATAAACTCATAACAACACGAAAGTCCATAAACTGTTTTACTTTGCCGGCGATTAGCAACCCGCTTATCCATTTCACAAAACATGAGAactaaaacatcaaaaacaacaTTGTCAGGCTGCATCTTTGTCAATGCTACCAAAATCCTAGATAGTAATCAAATTCTCAAGTCCTACCCACCCACCCTCTCTGTCTaaactaaattaactaaaaagTACTCTAAAGGTTACCCAATTCCCAACACAGTACACACTTTTGCATGGGTCACCAAGTAAGACTCAATTTTATTAACATACAAGGTAGTTTGGATAAAAATGCAcgataaaacaaaagattgtgAGTTCAGCTACTTGGCTTTCAATGGCTTACCTCCAAAAGCCCATCTATGAGAAGTAGCATTGGAATGAAGAAACTTTGGGTGAACGCGCGCGTGCTCCAATAGAGCGCCATCCGAAGGGGGTTTCCAGGTGGTACAGACGTCATAGGCCCCGGCCCTCCAGAAGCTTTGGGACTCGGCAAGGGATTGCCGCGCTTGGATTCCGTCGTGCGAAGCCGTTTCGATGTTTCCCAACGCGTCGCTTCTTGTTGTTGCAGTTGCTGTTGTTGTTCCGAGTCCCACACCACCTTCGTCGTCGTCACTGTCAATAATCTCGACGGTATTGACCGGTGCTTTCTCTATTTTAGGCGGCATTCTTAGAGTCCCTCAAGGGAGGGTCTGGAGCAATTCTCAGAGATCACTTGCAATTCAATAAATCACTAACGTGAACCTTGATTGCTAGGGCTTCAACGGAAACGGAGATGGATACGTAAACGAAAAGATTCAACTAAAAGGGGAGAAACGCTAGAAACCATCCACCGGTGTTTCACTTGTTCATGTTTCACAGCAGTCtgcccaccttttttttttttttttttttgtaattgtcTGCCCACTTTGAGTTgtcttctgattttttttttttttttaaaaaaaaaacaccaattaAGGTTGGATTATTACTGCATAATATAATggaataatataatttttaatattaaactaaaaatggGCTTAAGGCTATGTTTGAACAAAGGCTATTCACATCGGttaaaccacatttttatctcattctATTGATGTGACTGTACTAATCAGTCCTTAAGTAtgagaagaaattttattaaaactcACAAACTTTTCAcgcgttttgaaattacttGTCCACAATTTAAATACTCTCAATTTATaatatcgaacttttaattttttgcaacgTTTCCAtctgttatgatttttttgttaaatattgttaaaatactcatgtttttttatttaaaaaataaataaactatacAAATTTAGGCGtaagtatttttgcaaattctgaccactattaaaaattagtttagaaAAAATACAACGGTTCATAGTAGCGAATTTATTCATTATAGCCAAGTATTGCGAGGGGTTTTAGACTCTATTGAAGAATACATCCAAAAGGGGAATTAGGATGCGGCACTATACTcagcaaaataaaagaaatggcaTGAGAGGGATGTGTTCTTGTCAcccaaatggtaattttaaaactGGTTGTAGCAGAAGCCTTGGGTAGATGTAACAGAGTTTAACAGTGATTTAGTGCTACAAAGAATATGTTTAGAGGGTAATGTTTTCCAAAAAGTGAATATTGTGAAAGGTTATTGGAcaaaattagagtagatatgGACAATTAGTGAAGGATACCCAAAATGCATTGAATATGTTGCAAAACTATCAAGTTACTCATGCCAATTGAAAAGCAAATTCTAGTGTGCATAGTCCGCCAAAAGCAGCAGTCGAACAAGTTATAAATGAGGTTTGAATTGAAGAGCTTTCTTGTTATATATGTGACATTGTTGTATTAGAGCAATACATGCTTTCTTATTGATTACTAAtgaagttcaattttttttagagaattacttattatttaattatttaattaatattctaataatatACTAACAATTTTTTCCTCTCTAATATTATTTACGTAGTTCCCTCTCATATAATCTGTTTGTTTATTCCATCTTATTAGGTTAGAGACCTATTGATTCTTGGCTCATTATAATAACTTTAGTGTCggataatattttataaagatgctcattataattttattgcATGTGGGTGCCAGATAACATTTTGATAACTACTGAATTTCTTACTCACATggtgtattttttaatattccaTCATCACtgtttttaattcctttttaaaTTTCCTACTGATTGCTGATACGGGCAAAAGTCCAAAACATGTTAGGGATTTGATGGCCGTGTTCGTTTGTTAATTACTCTGTTCGTCTTTTGATTGTGATGCCTCAATctttcttgcttttctttttttgtttttttgttttaatttgtctGCTCTGCCATAAACCATTGGTGGGCACTGGGCAAGGGAAACTATTGCTTCAGCAGTTGCCAAGAGGATGGCTATGGTGCCTGAACGTGCCAAGCTCCATATTGTCATGACCGCCTGGCAGATTGGATATGCAGGGAACCATATCATTCTCAGAACTGCACTTAATATGGGTGTAAGCAAGCTGGTTTTCCCACTTTATCGGAACATCGTCGCGCTGCTTCTACTAGCTCCCTCTGCATATTTTTTAGAGTAAGCAAGCAGTCAAGCTCTatcaaaatcttttcttttttggttctaATTCCTCTGAATTCTCTGATCTTCTTTGTATACATAGGAAAGACAGGCCACCGTTGACTACTTCTCTTTTGATACAATTCTTCCTCCTCGGATTTATTgggtatattatatatatgatctttCATGAAGAAATCAGTCATATTGCTTGGAAATCTACGTTTGCcttacaatttttcttttttgggtacGTACCGGCAGGATAACATGTAATCAAGGATCTTATCTTTTTGGGCTGGACAACACCTCACCATCCTTGGCTTCTGCTATAGAGAATGCTATTCCTGCTGTAACCTTTCTCATGGCTGCGGCACTCAGGCAAGCAATCATTTATCACTCAATATCTTGTCTCCTATAAATCCTGATCATCTTGCTGATTGGTTGGCTGCAGGATTGAGCAAGTGAACTTGAATAGGAAAGATGGTATTGCTAAGGTGCTTGGAACTCTTGCTTCTGTTTCTGGAGCATCAGTCATTACCTTTTACAAGGGACCAGCCATTTATACACCAGATTCACGTTTACACCAATCACATATTTTGGTTTCATTAGGAGATGATGCTAAGGGGAAGAATTGGACCTTGGGTTGCGTCTATCTGATTGCTCACTGCATATGTTGGTCCGGTTGGATTGTGTTACAAGCACCCGTCTTGAAGAAATATCCGGCTCGGCTTTCAGCCACCTCATATTCTTGCTTCTTCAGTGTTCTTCAGTTTCTGGCAATCGCAGCTTACTATGAGAAAGACCCCCAAGCCTGGAAGGTTCACTCCGGTGCTGAAGCTTTCAGTATTTTCTACACGGTTAGTAAGTGAATCTGATAACCACATATTTCTGAATCTTGAAGAGAAACATCGAGTGATGTTTGGTTAAACAGTCAGACCCCTCACAACATAACCTGCTAATTTCTTATTGGATTTGTGTTGAGTTCGTgatttgtataaaaaattgtcagggCTAATCACAAGGTTGTTAAGTGATAACCATGTCCCTTGTGACAACATTATTCTGGTGACTTTCTTATATACTGATGCAATCTTAATGGAATGACATATATAGCAGATATTGGTGGTTGCAGGGAATTGTGGCTTCAGCATTAGCATTTGCAGTGCAAACGTGGGTCATTGACAGGGCCGGACCAGTTTTTGCTTCAGTGTATCTACCTGTACAGACCTTAATTGTAGCTGTAATGGCATCTGTTGTTTTAGGCGAAGAATTCTACTTGGGAGGGTGGGTCTCATCACCCTATCtaatcttttcttcttcttcttcttcttccttgaaACTTTCTCTGCAAAAAATTATGTTATCATCTTGTTGGAGAGCAATCTCAGGCTCAAGGGAAAGTCTAGCAAGTGCTTGGCTTAATCTTGAAGCTTTTAGCTTGGTTGAAATacagtacttttttttttttaggtgacTCTGTAAAGGATCCACTTGACCCTCTTTTGAGgtgcatttgaaaaaaaaatagctgtCTGAAAAcgtgaaaaatatatatatatatatatatatatgtttttaaaccGTATGCAAGGGCTTTGTGgatcttaaaaattgtatgttttttaaattgcataAACAACATTCTTTTACATTTTACTAAATGATTAATTACGTCTTTAAAAATAGTGTTTTAGTCACCgcattttgaaattgttatttttcaaacaGTTCgttttaaaaccctaaaccaaaCAGATTGGAGCCATATGCTTTTATGTTAACAACCAGACTAAAATATTGGATCACTTAAGCATATTGGTTGTAATATTCCCTTGATCcctgtcatatatatatatatatatataatgttctttgttttattgtgCAGGTTGATTGGAGCAGTATTGATTGTGGCTGGACTATACCTTGTTGTGTGGGGAAAAGGTGAAGAGAGCAAGTTTTCAGAAGAAAAGGCTGCAATTCCCTCAGTGTCTGAAAACAATCAGAGAAAAGACCCTTGCAAACCTTCTCTCATCCAACCATTACTTAGTTTTGAGAGTGATAACTAGAAAAAGCCTGCATTTCTTGTACAATTCAAAAGCTTTCATCTTTACCTTACAAATTCTTCTAAGAATTTTTTTGGTGGTTGTTCAAGAAACAGAATCAAacatagataaaaataaaatggcttgCATTATAGCTTAGTTGTATTATCTATTGATTGGGTTAATTTCTTTTGCAAACGAGTATCATTGGTCAAATTCGGCTGATCAATGCACTTCAATGACGTGATTTAATGGTGGCATACATACATTGAGGGACAAAACTTTCCAAATTGT
Coding sequences within it:
- the LOC132170580 gene encoding protein MICRORCHIDIA 2-like, yielding MPPKIEKAPVNTVEIIDSDDDEGGVGLGTTTATATTRSDALGNIETASHDGIQARQSLAESQSFWRAGAYDVCTTWKPPSDGALLEHARVHPKFLHSNATSHRWAFGAIAELLDNAVDEIHNGATFVKVDKIDIMKDNSPALLFQDDGGGMDPERIRKCMSLGYSSKKSNTTIGQYGNGFKTSTMRLGADVIVFSRATSASRATQSVGLLSYTFLRKTGQDDVIVPMIDFDISGHWAEPIIYSSQDDWSADLKVILEWSPFSSKEELMLQFEDIGPHGTKILIYNLWLNDEGIYELSFDDDDEDIRLRDEANNGSLTKLSKKVAELQSHISYRIRYSLRAYVSILYLRKFTNFSILLRGKPVQQLNIAEELKHSKVIIYRPQLGVGSNEVTVETTIGYIKEAPSVTVSGFNVYHKNRLIRPYWKVTPDGSARGNGVVGVLEANFIEPAHDKQDFERSSLFIRLETKLKQILMDYWKSHCHLMGCQPPNSRVHLHPTQNEPPIQSVGLPAKIRQDSSNGYPGSNEQVTSVDGLGSMSVEKICEENIQLFMRCEEHVQKENKLQQTIEGLEKELKEAKRKCAQLSSYLETRKKQKIIEQSTGKV
- the LOC132171603 gene encoding protein WALLS ARE THIN 1-like isoform X2, coding for MAMVPERAKLHIVMTAWQIGYAGNHIILRTALNMGVSKLVFPLYRNIVALLLLAPSAYFLEKDRPPLTTSLLIQFFLLGFIGITCNQGSYLFGLDNTSPSLASAIENAIPAVTFLMAAALRIEQVNLNRKDGIAKVLGTLASVSGASVITFYKGPAIYTPDSRLHQSHILVSLGDDAKGKNWTLGCVYLIAHCICWSGWIVLQAPVLKKYPARLSATSYSCFFSVLQFLAIAAYYEKDPQAWKVHSGAEAFSIFYTILVVAGNCGFSISICSANVGH
- the LOC132171603 gene encoding protein WALLS ARE THIN 1-like isoform X1 → MAMVPERAKLHIVMTAWQIGYAGNHIILRTALNMGVSKLVFPLYRNIVALLLLAPSAYFLEKDRPPLTTSLLIQFFLLGFIGITCNQGSYLFGLDNTSPSLASAIENAIPAVTFLMAAALRIEQVNLNRKDGIAKVLGTLASVSGASVITFYKGPAIYTPDSRLHQSHILVSLGDDAKGKNWTLGCVYLIAHCICWSGWIVLQAPVLKKYPARLSATSYSCFFSVLQFLAIAAYYEKDPQAWKVHSGAEAFSIFYTGIVASALAFAVQTWVIDRAGPVFASVYLPVQTLIVAVMASVVLGEEFYLGGLIGAVLIVAGLYLVVWGKGEESKFSEEKAAIPSVSENNQRKDPCKPSLIQPLLSFESDN